One Falco naumanni isolate bFalNau1 chromosome 13, bFalNau1.pat, whole genome shotgun sequence DNA segment encodes these proteins:
- the PHC3 gene encoding polyhomeotic-like protein 3 isoform X2 has product MENEPNTTTCSASTTTITTTSTSRTQLPQISVYSGSDRHAVQVIQQALHRPPSSAAQYLQQMYAAQQQHLMLQTAALQQQHLSSTQFQSLATVPQASLSGGRQCTSPTGSVTQQSSMSQTSIISRSQTSNTTSSSITQQTMLLGSTSPTLSASQAQMYLRAQMLIFTPATTVAAVQSDIPVVSSSSSSCQSAATQVQNLTLRSQKLGVLSSSQNGPPKSSSQTQSLSLCPNKPITSSKGSQPDPSETNRKGESPTPECRSTPVTRTSSIHHLITPASYSPLQPHSLVKHQQIPLHSPPPKISHHQLILQQQQQVQPIALQTPSGQDPPPSQHCLPLPSHGLPPASSSVQSHCSPIHIHPPPLTLSPTPSQSAQQSVVVSPPPSHSPSQSPTIIIHPQALIQSQANSLVPTALQAEQSAPQQTTTNPVRPIAQPLNLPSHLPLPSSPAVHIGSVDQPSLVSPGQQIVSSTPHQQYSALQSTPIPLAAPPQLSTSSTQIQQLPLQSVQSLQVQPEILSQGQVLVQNTLVSEEELPAAEALVQLPFQTLPPPQTVAVNLQVQPSVPIETPVIYQVENVCEEEMPEESDCVHMARTPTPPTLSPPAITLGNGEALNSEDPLSEHGGLPSVTSSVSASVIKSPSDPSHASIPPPPLLLPAATTRSNSTSMPNSIPSLENKPPQAIVKPQILTHVIEGFVIQEGLEPFPVSRSSLLVEQPAEKRLLVEGQIMSVVCVESDLQNTKHADNSSDTEIEDMIAEEGLDEIENDLLKCEFCGKMGYSNKFLRSKRFCSTSCAKRHSLSCTKKFGLFTSDKTSRWNRKSDSQSLGRRGRRPSGPDGASRDHFLRQLPITYPSAEEDVASHEDAVPAAMTTRLRRQSERERERELRELRIRKMPESIDLLPVVQADPSVWTVDEVWAFIRSLPGCQDIADEFRAQEIDGQALLLLKEDHLMSAMNIKLGPALKICARINSLKES; this is encoded by the exons ATGGAGAATGAACCAAACACAACAACATGTTCTGCGTCCACAACTACTATCACTACCACCTCCACTTCCCGGACACAGCTACCACAGATATCTGTCTACAGCGGCTCTGACAGGCATGCCGTCCAG GTTATTCAGCAGGCCTTGCATCGTCCTCCTAGCTCAGCTGCTCAGTACCTCCAGCAGATGTATGCAGCCCAACAGCAGCATCTAATGCTGcagactgctgctttgcagcagcagcacttaaGCAGTACCCAATTTCAGAGTCTGGCAACTGTACCACAG GCAAGCCTGTCAGGTGGGAGGCAATGCACTTCCCCCACTGGGAGTGTCACTCAGCAGTCAAGCATGTCGCAGACCTCG ATAATAAGCCGTTCACAGACCTCCAACACCACTAGCAGCAGTATTACCCAACAGACTATGTTGCTGGGGAGCACCTCTCCAACCCTGAGTGCCAGCCAGGCTCAGATGTATCTCCGAGCTCAAATG CTTATTTTTACTCCTGCAACCACTGTGGCTGCTGTCCAGTCTGACATTCCCGTTGTCTCATCTTCCTCATCTTCGTGTCAGTCTGCAGCTACTCAG GTTCAGAACTTGACGTTGCGCAGTCAGAAGTTGGGTGTATTGTCAAGTTCACAGAATGGCCCACCAAAGAGCAGCAGTCAAACTCAGTCATTGTCCCTCTGCCCCAATAAACCTATAACCAGTTCCAAGGGCAGCCAGCCAGATCCCTCAGAAACCAACAGAAAAGGCGAGAGCCCAACTCCAGAGTGTCGGAGTACACCAGTCACACGGACATCAAGCATACATCACTTAATAACACCAG CTTCGTATTCTCCATTGCAACCTCATTCACTAGTGAAACATCAGCAGATCCCACTTCATTCACCACCTCCAAAGATTTCACATCATCAGCTGAtactgcaacagcagcagcaagtccAGCCAATTGCACTTCAGACTCCTTCGGGTCAGGAcccccctccatcccagcactgTCTACCACTCCCAAGCCATGGTCTTCCTCCGGCTTCCAGCAGTGTCCAGTCTCATTGCTCACCGATTCACATCCATCCTCCACCTCTAACACTGTCTCCTACTCCATCCCAGTCAGCTCAGCAGTCAGTAGTGGTATCCCCTCCACCTTCTCACTCCCCTAGTCAGTCGCCTACAATAATTATTCACCCTCAAGCACTTATTCAGTCACAGGCAAACTCCCTTGTGCCGACAGCTCTTCAGGCAGAGCAGTCTGCTCCTCAGCAAACTACTACCAATCCAGTTCGACCAATTGCACAGCCACTTAATCTTCCGTCGCACCTTCCACTTCCATCTTCCCCCGCTGTACATATAGGGTCAGTAGATCAGCCCAGCTTAGTTTCCCCAGGCCAACAGATTGTGTCCTCGACACCACACCAGCAATATTCAGCCTTGCAGTCCACACCCATCCCTCTTGCAGCTCCTCCTCAGCTGTCAACATCTTCAACCCAGATCCAACAGCTGCCATTGCAGTCTGTGCAGTCTTTACAAGTGCAGCCTGAAATCCTGTCCCAGGGCCAGGTTTTGGTTCAAAACACTTTGGTTTCTGAGGAAGAGCTTCCTGCTGCAGAAGCTTTGGTCCAGCTGCCATTTCAAACTCTTCCACCACCACAGACTGTTGCAGTAAATCTTCAGGTGCAGCCATCGGTACCGATTGAAACTCCAGTG ATTTACCAAGTGGAGAACGTATGCGAAGAAGAGATGCCAGAGGAATCAGATTGTGTCCATATGGCTAGAACACCTACGCCACCCACTTTGTCTCCACCAGCCATAACCTTGGGGAATGGCGAGGCACTTAATTCAGAAGATCCTTTGTCAG aacatGGGGGACTACCTTCAGTGACATCATCAGTCAGTGCCTCAGTAATTAAATCTCCGTCTGATCCTTCACATGCTTCTattccaccaccacctcttTTGCTTCCAGCAGCCACAACAAGGAGCAACAGCACATCAATGCCCAATAGCATTCCCAGCCTAGAAAATAAACCTCCGCAGGCTATTGTTAAACCACAGATCCTGACCCACGTTATTGAAGGCTTTGTGATTCAGGAGGGGTTAGAGCCATTTCCT GTAAGTCGTTCATCTTTGCTGGTAGAACAGCCTGCAGAAAAAAGATTGCTAGTGGAGGGTCAGATCATGAGTGTTGTGTGTGTTGAATCAGACTTGCAGAATACAAAACATGCAGACAACTCATCGGACACAGAGATAGAGGATATGATTGCAGAAG AGGGGCTGGATGAAATAGAAAATGATCTTCTGAAGTGTGAATTTTGTGGAAAAATGGGATATTCTAATAAATTTCTACGGTCAAAAAGATTCTGCTCCACATCCTGTGCCAAAAG GCACAGCCTTAGTTGCACTAAGAAGTTTGGGCTGTTTACATCAGACAAGACCAGTCGCTGGAATCGGAAATCAGATAGCCAAAGCCTTGGGCGACGCGGGCGTCGACCGAGTGGCCCTGATGGGGCATCACGAGATCATTTTCTTAGACAG CTTCCAATTACTTATCCATCTGCAGAAGAAGATGTGGCTTCTCATGAAGATGCTGTTCCAGCTGCCATGACCACCCGTCTGCGAAGACAGAGTGAAAGGGAGAGAGAACGTGAACTTAGGGAACTAAGAATTCGGAAAATGCCAGAGAGCATTGACTTGTTACCAGTGGTGCAAGCTGACCCATCAGTATGGACTGTTGATGAAGTTTGGGCCTTTATACGTTCTTTGCCTG
- the PHC3 gene encoding polyhomeotic-like protein 3 isoform X3 codes for MENEPNTTTCSASTTTITTTSTSRTQLPQISVYSGSDRHAVQASLSGGRQCTSPTGSVTQQSSMSQTSINLSTSPTPAQIISRSQTSNTTSSSITQQTMLLGSTSPTLSASQAQMYLRAQMLIFTPATTVAAVQSDIPVVSSSSSSCQSAATQVQNLTLRSQKLGVLSSSQNGPPKSSSQTQSLSLCPNKPITSSKGSQPDPSETNRKGESPTPECRSTPVTRTSSIHHLITPASYSPLQPHSLVKHQQIPLHSPPPKISHHQLILQQQQQVQPIALQTPSGQDPPPSQHCLPLPSHGLPPASSSVQSHCSPIHIHPPPLTLSPTPSQSAQQSVVVSPPPSHSPSQSPTIIIHPQALIQSQANSLVPTALQAEQSAPQQTTTNPVRPIAQPLNLPSHLPLPSSPAVHIGSVDQPSLVSPGQQIVSSTPHQQYSALQSTPIPLAAPPQLSTSSTQIQQLPLQSVQSLQVQPEILSQGQVLVQNTLVSEEELPAAEALVQLPFQTLPPPQTVAVNLQVQPSVPIETPVIYQVENVCEEEMPEESDCVHMARTPTPPTLSPPAITLGNGEALNSEDPLSEHGGLPSVTSSVSASVIKSPSDPSHASIPPPPLLLPAATTRSNSTSMPNSIPSLENKPPQAIVKPQILTHVIEGFVIQEGLEPFPVSRSSLLVEQPAEKRLLVEGQIMSVVCVESDLQNTKHADNSSDTEIEDMIAEEGLDEIENDLLKCEFCGKMGYSNKFLRSKRFCSTSCAKRHSLSCTKKFGLFTSDKTSRWNRKSDSQSLGRRGRRPSGPDGASRDHFLRQLPITYPSAEEDVASHEDAVPAAMTTRLRRQSERERERELRELRIRKMPESIDLLPVVQADPSVWTVDEVWAFIRSLPGCQDIADEFRAQEIDGQALLLLKEDHLMSAMNIKLGPALKICARINSLKES; via the exons ATGGAGAATGAACCAAACACAACAACATGTTCTGCGTCCACAACTACTATCACTACCACCTCCACTTCCCGGACACAGCTACCACAGATATCTGTCTACAGCGGCTCTGACAGGCATGCCGTCCAG GCAAGCCTGTCAGGTGGGAGGCAATGCACTTCCCCCACTGGGAGTGTCACTCAGCAGTCAAGCATGTCGCAGACCTCG aTTAACCTCTCCACCTCTCCTACACCTGCACAGATAATAAGCCGTTCACAGACCTCCAACACCACTAGCAGCAGTATTACCCAACAGACTATGTTGCTGGGGAGCACCTCTCCAACCCTGAGTGCCAGCCAGGCTCAGATGTATCTCCGAGCTCAAATG CTTATTTTTACTCCTGCAACCACTGTGGCTGCTGTCCAGTCTGACATTCCCGTTGTCTCATCTTCCTCATCTTCGTGTCAGTCTGCAGCTACTCAG GTTCAGAACTTGACGTTGCGCAGTCAGAAGTTGGGTGTATTGTCAAGTTCACAGAATGGCCCACCAAAGAGCAGCAGTCAAACTCAGTCATTGTCCCTCTGCCCCAATAAACCTATAACCAGTTCCAAGGGCAGCCAGCCAGATCCCTCAGAAACCAACAGAAAAGGCGAGAGCCCAACTCCAGAGTGTCGGAGTACACCAGTCACACGGACATCAAGCATACATCACTTAATAACACCAG CTTCGTATTCTCCATTGCAACCTCATTCACTAGTGAAACATCAGCAGATCCCACTTCATTCACCACCTCCAAAGATTTCACATCATCAGCTGAtactgcaacagcagcagcaagtccAGCCAATTGCACTTCAGACTCCTTCGGGTCAGGAcccccctccatcccagcactgTCTACCACTCCCAAGCCATGGTCTTCCTCCGGCTTCCAGCAGTGTCCAGTCTCATTGCTCACCGATTCACATCCATCCTCCACCTCTAACACTGTCTCCTACTCCATCCCAGTCAGCTCAGCAGTCAGTAGTGGTATCCCCTCCACCTTCTCACTCCCCTAGTCAGTCGCCTACAATAATTATTCACCCTCAAGCACTTATTCAGTCACAGGCAAACTCCCTTGTGCCGACAGCTCTTCAGGCAGAGCAGTCTGCTCCTCAGCAAACTACTACCAATCCAGTTCGACCAATTGCACAGCCACTTAATCTTCCGTCGCACCTTCCACTTCCATCTTCCCCCGCTGTACATATAGGGTCAGTAGATCAGCCCAGCTTAGTTTCCCCAGGCCAACAGATTGTGTCCTCGACACCACACCAGCAATATTCAGCCTTGCAGTCCACACCCATCCCTCTTGCAGCTCCTCCTCAGCTGTCAACATCTTCAACCCAGATCCAACAGCTGCCATTGCAGTCTGTGCAGTCTTTACAAGTGCAGCCTGAAATCCTGTCCCAGGGCCAGGTTTTGGTTCAAAACACTTTGGTTTCTGAGGAAGAGCTTCCTGCTGCAGAAGCTTTGGTCCAGCTGCCATTTCAAACTCTTCCACCACCACAGACTGTTGCAGTAAATCTTCAGGTGCAGCCATCGGTACCGATTGAAACTCCAGTG ATTTACCAAGTGGAGAACGTATGCGAAGAAGAGATGCCAGAGGAATCAGATTGTGTCCATATGGCTAGAACACCTACGCCACCCACTTTGTCTCCACCAGCCATAACCTTGGGGAATGGCGAGGCACTTAATTCAGAAGATCCTTTGTCAG aacatGGGGGACTACCTTCAGTGACATCATCAGTCAGTGCCTCAGTAATTAAATCTCCGTCTGATCCTTCACATGCTTCTattccaccaccacctcttTTGCTTCCAGCAGCCACAACAAGGAGCAACAGCACATCAATGCCCAATAGCATTCCCAGCCTAGAAAATAAACCTCCGCAGGCTATTGTTAAACCACAGATCCTGACCCACGTTATTGAAGGCTTTGTGATTCAGGAGGGGTTAGAGCCATTTCCT GTAAGTCGTTCATCTTTGCTGGTAGAACAGCCTGCAGAAAAAAGATTGCTAGTGGAGGGTCAGATCATGAGTGTTGTGTGTGTTGAATCAGACTTGCAGAATACAAAACATGCAGACAACTCATCGGACACAGAGATAGAGGATATGATTGCAGAAG AGGGGCTGGATGAAATAGAAAATGATCTTCTGAAGTGTGAATTTTGTGGAAAAATGGGATATTCTAATAAATTTCTACGGTCAAAAAGATTCTGCTCCACATCCTGTGCCAAAAG GCACAGCCTTAGTTGCACTAAGAAGTTTGGGCTGTTTACATCAGACAAGACCAGTCGCTGGAATCGGAAATCAGATAGCCAAAGCCTTGGGCGACGCGGGCGTCGACCGAGTGGCCCTGATGGGGCATCACGAGATCATTTTCTTAGACAG CTTCCAATTACTTATCCATCTGCAGAAGAAGATGTGGCTTCTCATGAAGATGCTGTTCCAGCTGCCATGACCACCCGTCTGCGAAGACAGAGTGAAAGGGAGAGAGAACGTGAACTTAGGGAACTAAGAATTCGGAAAATGCCAGAGAGCATTGACTTGTTACCAGTGGTGCAAGCTGACCCATCAGTATGGACTGTTGATGAAGTTTGGGCCTTTATACGTTCTTTGCCTG
- the PHC3 gene encoding polyhomeotic-like protein 3 isoform X4: MENEPNTTTCSASTTTITTTSTSRTQLPQISVYSGSDRHAVQASLSGGRQCTSPTGSVTQQSSMSQTSIISRSQTSNTTSSSITQQTMLLGSTSPTLSASQAQMYLRAQMLIFTPATTVAAVQSDIPVVSSSSSSCQSAATQVQNLTLRSQKLGVLSSSQNGPPKSSSQTQSLSLCPNKPITSSKGSQPDPSETNRKGESPTPECRSTPVTRTSSIHHLITPASYSPLQPHSLVKHQQIPLHSPPPKISHHQLILQQQQQVQPIALQTPSGQDPPPSQHCLPLPSHGLPPASSSVQSHCSPIHIHPPPLTLSPTPSQSAQQSVVVSPPPSHSPSQSPTIIIHPQALIQSQANSLVPTALQAEQSAPQQTTTNPVRPIAQPLNLPSHLPLPSSPAVHIGSVDQPSLVSPGQQIVSSTPHQQYSALQSTPIPLAAPPQLSTSSTQIQQLPLQSVQSLQVQPEILSQGQVLVQNTLVSEEELPAAEALVQLPFQTLPPPQTVAVNLQVQPSVPIETPVIYQVENVCEEEMPEESDCVHMARTPTPPTLSPPAITLGNGEALNSEDPLSEHGGLPSVTSSVSASVIKSPSDPSHASIPPPPLLLPAATTRSNSTSMPNSIPSLENKPPQAIVKPQILTHVIEGFVIQEGLEPFPVSRSSLLVEQPAEKRLLVEGQIMSVVCVESDLQNTKHADNSSDTEIEDMIAEEGLDEIENDLLKCEFCGKMGYSNKFLRSKRFCSTSCAKRHSLSCTKKFGLFTSDKTSRWNRKSDSQSLGRRGRRPSGPDGASRDHFLRQLPITYPSAEEDVASHEDAVPAAMTTRLRRQSERERERELRELRIRKMPESIDLLPVVQADPSVWTVDEVWAFIRSLPGCQDIADEFRAQEIDGQALLLLKEDHLMSAMNIKLGPALKICARINSLKES, encoded by the exons ATGGAGAATGAACCAAACACAACAACATGTTCTGCGTCCACAACTACTATCACTACCACCTCCACTTCCCGGACACAGCTACCACAGATATCTGTCTACAGCGGCTCTGACAGGCATGCCGTCCAG GCAAGCCTGTCAGGTGGGAGGCAATGCACTTCCCCCACTGGGAGTGTCACTCAGCAGTCAAGCATGTCGCAGACCTCG ATAATAAGCCGTTCACAGACCTCCAACACCACTAGCAGCAGTATTACCCAACAGACTATGTTGCTGGGGAGCACCTCTCCAACCCTGAGTGCCAGCCAGGCTCAGATGTATCTCCGAGCTCAAATG CTTATTTTTACTCCTGCAACCACTGTGGCTGCTGTCCAGTCTGACATTCCCGTTGTCTCATCTTCCTCATCTTCGTGTCAGTCTGCAGCTACTCAG GTTCAGAACTTGACGTTGCGCAGTCAGAAGTTGGGTGTATTGTCAAGTTCACAGAATGGCCCACCAAAGAGCAGCAGTCAAACTCAGTCATTGTCCCTCTGCCCCAATAAACCTATAACCAGTTCCAAGGGCAGCCAGCCAGATCCCTCAGAAACCAACAGAAAAGGCGAGAGCCCAACTCCAGAGTGTCGGAGTACACCAGTCACACGGACATCAAGCATACATCACTTAATAACACCAG CTTCGTATTCTCCATTGCAACCTCATTCACTAGTGAAACATCAGCAGATCCCACTTCATTCACCACCTCCAAAGATTTCACATCATCAGCTGAtactgcaacagcagcagcaagtccAGCCAATTGCACTTCAGACTCCTTCGGGTCAGGAcccccctccatcccagcactgTCTACCACTCCCAAGCCATGGTCTTCCTCCGGCTTCCAGCAGTGTCCAGTCTCATTGCTCACCGATTCACATCCATCCTCCACCTCTAACACTGTCTCCTACTCCATCCCAGTCAGCTCAGCAGTCAGTAGTGGTATCCCCTCCACCTTCTCACTCCCCTAGTCAGTCGCCTACAATAATTATTCACCCTCAAGCACTTATTCAGTCACAGGCAAACTCCCTTGTGCCGACAGCTCTTCAGGCAGAGCAGTCTGCTCCTCAGCAAACTACTACCAATCCAGTTCGACCAATTGCACAGCCACTTAATCTTCCGTCGCACCTTCCACTTCCATCTTCCCCCGCTGTACATATAGGGTCAGTAGATCAGCCCAGCTTAGTTTCCCCAGGCCAACAGATTGTGTCCTCGACACCACACCAGCAATATTCAGCCTTGCAGTCCACACCCATCCCTCTTGCAGCTCCTCCTCAGCTGTCAACATCTTCAACCCAGATCCAACAGCTGCCATTGCAGTCTGTGCAGTCTTTACAAGTGCAGCCTGAAATCCTGTCCCAGGGCCAGGTTTTGGTTCAAAACACTTTGGTTTCTGAGGAAGAGCTTCCTGCTGCAGAAGCTTTGGTCCAGCTGCCATTTCAAACTCTTCCACCACCACAGACTGTTGCAGTAAATCTTCAGGTGCAGCCATCGGTACCGATTGAAACTCCAGTG ATTTACCAAGTGGAGAACGTATGCGAAGAAGAGATGCCAGAGGAATCAGATTGTGTCCATATGGCTAGAACACCTACGCCACCCACTTTGTCTCCACCAGCCATAACCTTGGGGAATGGCGAGGCACTTAATTCAGAAGATCCTTTGTCAG aacatGGGGGACTACCTTCAGTGACATCATCAGTCAGTGCCTCAGTAATTAAATCTCCGTCTGATCCTTCACATGCTTCTattccaccaccacctcttTTGCTTCCAGCAGCCACAACAAGGAGCAACAGCACATCAATGCCCAATAGCATTCCCAGCCTAGAAAATAAACCTCCGCAGGCTATTGTTAAACCACAGATCCTGACCCACGTTATTGAAGGCTTTGTGATTCAGGAGGGGTTAGAGCCATTTCCT GTAAGTCGTTCATCTTTGCTGGTAGAACAGCCTGCAGAAAAAAGATTGCTAGTGGAGGGTCAGATCATGAGTGTTGTGTGTGTTGAATCAGACTTGCAGAATACAAAACATGCAGACAACTCATCGGACACAGAGATAGAGGATATGATTGCAGAAG AGGGGCTGGATGAAATAGAAAATGATCTTCTGAAGTGTGAATTTTGTGGAAAAATGGGATATTCTAATAAATTTCTACGGTCAAAAAGATTCTGCTCCACATCCTGTGCCAAAAG GCACAGCCTTAGTTGCACTAAGAAGTTTGGGCTGTTTACATCAGACAAGACCAGTCGCTGGAATCGGAAATCAGATAGCCAAAGCCTTGGGCGACGCGGGCGTCGACCGAGTGGCCCTGATGGGGCATCACGAGATCATTTTCTTAGACAG CTTCCAATTACTTATCCATCTGCAGAAGAAGATGTGGCTTCTCATGAAGATGCTGTTCCAGCTGCCATGACCACCCGTCTGCGAAGACAGAGTGAAAGGGAGAGAGAACGTGAACTTAGGGAACTAAGAATTCGGAAAATGCCAGAGAGCATTGACTTGTTACCAGTGGTGCAAGCTGACCCATCAGTATGGACTGTTGATGAAGTTTGGGCCTTTATACGTTCTTTGCCTG
- the PHC3 gene encoding polyhomeotic-like protein 3 isoform X5, producing the protein MENEPNTTTCSASTTTITTTSTSRTQLPQISVYSGSDRHAVQVIQQALHRPPSSAAQYLQQMYAAQQQHLMLQTAALQQQHLSSTQFQSLATVPQASLSGGRQCTSPTGSVTQQSSMSQTSINLSTSPTPAQIISRSQTSNTTSSSITQQTMLLGSTSPTLSASQAQMYLRAQMLIFTPATTVAAVQSDIPVVSSSSSSCQSAATQVQNLTLRSQKLGVLSSSQNGPPKSSSQTQSLSLCPNKPITSSKGSQPDPSETNRKGESPTPECRSTPVTRTSSIHHLITPASYSPLQPHSLVKHQQIPLHSPPPKISHHQLILQQQQQVQPIALQTPSGQDPPPSQHCLPLPSHGLPPASSSVQSHCSPIHIHPPPLTLSPTPSQSAQQSVVVSPPPSHSPSQSPTIIIHPQALIQSQANSLVPTALQAEQSAPQQTTTNPVRPIAQPLNLPSHLPLPSSPAVHIGSVDQPSLVSPGQQIVSSTPHQQYSALQSTPIPLAAPPQLSTSSTQIQQLPLQSVQSLQVQPEILSQGQVLVQNTLVSEEELPAAEALVQLPFQTLPPPQTVAVNLQVQPSVPIETPVIYQVENVCEEEMPEESDCVHMARTPTPPTLSPPAITLGNGEALNSEDPLSEHGGLPSVTSSVSASVIKSPSDPSHASIPPPPLLLPAATTRSNSTSMPNSIPSLENKPPQAIVKPQILTHVIEGFVIQEGLEPFPVSRSSLLVEQPAEKRLLVEGQIMSVVCVESDLQNTKHADNSSDTEIEDMIAEEGLDEIENDLLKCEFCGKMGYSNKFLRSKRFCSTSCAKRHSLSCTKKFGLFTSDKTSRWNRKSDSQSLGRRGRRPSGPDGASRDHFLRQKKMWLLMKMLFQLP; encoded by the exons ATGGAGAATGAACCAAACACAACAACATGTTCTGCGTCCACAACTACTATCACTACCACCTCCACTTCCCGGACACAGCTACCACAGATATCTGTCTACAGCGGCTCTGACAGGCATGCCGTCCAG GTTATTCAGCAGGCCTTGCATCGTCCTCCTAGCTCAGCTGCTCAGTACCTCCAGCAGATGTATGCAGCCCAACAGCAGCATCTAATGCTGcagactgctgctttgcagcagcagcacttaaGCAGTACCCAATTTCAGAGTCTGGCAACTGTACCACAG GCAAGCCTGTCAGGTGGGAGGCAATGCACTTCCCCCACTGGGAGTGTCACTCAGCAGTCAAGCATGTCGCAGACCTCG aTTAACCTCTCCACCTCTCCTACACCTGCACAGATAATAAGCCGTTCACAGACCTCCAACACCACTAGCAGCAGTATTACCCAACAGACTATGTTGCTGGGGAGCACCTCTCCAACCCTGAGTGCCAGCCAGGCTCAGATGTATCTCCGAGCTCAAATG CTTATTTTTACTCCTGCAACCACTGTGGCTGCTGTCCAGTCTGACATTCCCGTTGTCTCATCTTCCTCATCTTCGTGTCAGTCTGCAGCTACTCAG GTTCAGAACTTGACGTTGCGCAGTCAGAAGTTGGGTGTATTGTCAAGTTCACAGAATGGCCCACCAAAGAGCAGCAGTCAAACTCAGTCATTGTCCCTCTGCCCCAATAAACCTATAACCAGTTCCAAGGGCAGCCAGCCAGATCCCTCAGAAACCAACAGAAAAGGCGAGAGCCCAACTCCAGAGTGTCGGAGTACACCAGTCACACGGACATCAAGCATACATCACTTAATAACACCAG CTTCGTATTCTCCATTGCAACCTCATTCACTAGTGAAACATCAGCAGATCCCACTTCATTCACCACCTCCAAAGATTTCACATCATCAGCTGAtactgcaacagcagcagcaagtccAGCCAATTGCACTTCAGACTCCTTCGGGTCAGGAcccccctccatcccagcactgTCTACCACTCCCAAGCCATGGTCTTCCTCCGGCTTCCAGCAGTGTCCAGTCTCATTGCTCACCGATTCACATCCATCCTCCACCTCTAACACTGTCTCCTACTCCATCCCAGTCAGCTCAGCAGTCAGTAGTGGTATCCCCTCCACCTTCTCACTCCCCTAGTCAGTCGCCTACAATAATTATTCACCCTCAAGCACTTATTCAGTCACAGGCAAACTCCCTTGTGCCGACAGCTCTTCAGGCAGAGCAGTCTGCTCCTCAGCAAACTACTACCAATCCAGTTCGACCAATTGCACAGCCACTTAATCTTCCGTCGCACCTTCCACTTCCATCTTCCCCCGCTGTACATATAGGGTCAGTAGATCAGCCCAGCTTAGTTTCCCCAGGCCAACAGATTGTGTCCTCGACACCACACCAGCAATATTCAGCCTTGCAGTCCACACCCATCCCTCTTGCAGCTCCTCCTCAGCTGTCAACATCTTCAACCCAGATCCAACAGCTGCCATTGCAGTCTGTGCAGTCTTTACAAGTGCAGCCTGAAATCCTGTCCCAGGGCCAGGTTTTGGTTCAAAACACTTTGGTTTCTGAGGAAGAGCTTCCTGCTGCAGAAGCTTTGGTCCAGCTGCCATTTCAAACTCTTCCACCACCACAGACTGTTGCAGTAAATCTTCAGGTGCAGCCATCGGTACCGATTGAAACTCCAGTG ATTTACCAAGTGGAGAACGTATGCGAAGAAGAGATGCCAGAGGAATCAGATTGTGTCCATATGGCTAGAACACCTACGCCACCCACTTTGTCTCCACCAGCCATAACCTTGGGGAATGGCGAGGCACTTAATTCAGAAGATCCTTTGTCAG aacatGGGGGACTACCTTCAGTGACATCATCAGTCAGTGCCTCAGTAATTAAATCTCCGTCTGATCCTTCACATGCTTCTattccaccaccacctcttTTGCTTCCAGCAGCCACAACAAGGAGCAACAGCACATCAATGCCCAATAGCATTCCCAGCCTAGAAAATAAACCTCCGCAGGCTATTGTTAAACCACAGATCCTGACCCACGTTATTGAAGGCTTTGTGATTCAGGAGGGGTTAGAGCCATTTCCT GTAAGTCGTTCATCTTTGCTGGTAGAACAGCCTGCAGAAAAAAGATTGCTAGTGGAGGGTCAGATCATGAGTGTTGTGTGTGTTGAATCAGACTTGCAGAATACAAAACATGCAGACAACTCATCGGACACAGAGATAGAGGATATGATTGCAGAAG AGGGGCTGGATGAAATAGAAAATGATCTTCTGAAGTGTGAATTTTGTGGAAAAATGGGATATTCTAATAAATTTCTACGGTCAAAAAGATTCTGCTCCACATCCTGTGCCAAAAG GCACAGCCTTAGTTGCACTAAGAAGTTTGGGCTGTTTACATCAGACAAGACCAGTCGCTGGAATCGGAAATCAGATAGCCAAAGCCTTGGGCGACGCGGGCGTCGACCGAGTGGCCCTGATGGGGCATCACGAGATCATTTTCTTAGACAG AAGAAGATGTGGCTTCTCATGAAGATGCTGTTCCAGCTGCCATGA